One Setaria viridis chromosome 7, Setaria_viridis_v4.0, whole genome shotgun sequence genomic region harbors:
- the LOC117863644 gene encoding uncharacterized protein: MAADNRPTAAAPYLPAELIPDIARHLTTLQDFFALRSTCRSYRAVLPPSRAVLASQPPHLLVPHHASSRRSLALVHLPRRRLLRFRAPTPPLPSAVVASDGARVVTFDYFAHELSVTHLLSGERVFVPDTPFLFSRAVLAGDLVFLIAPGWVRYCRLGDGRWREACCRLRSGVRGLYMMVGMLAANGVLYALLNTCQLAIAELRDDKVELKLLGGEVSDHVRNAWMESTDFILGECAGEPLLIFKGLVKPQYKVFRWEPGEQRWVRAMSLGRRTLFVSGNGFDAWLGPDSPGIRGDCIYEALPQAAGWSEYLLVDNTCELVTIDYHGAPELDAVRKQVWVLPSLY; the protein is encoded by the coding sequence ATGGCCGCGGACAAccgccccaccgccgctgcGCCGTACCTACCGGCGGAGCTCATCCCGGACATCGCGCGGCACCTGACGACCCTCCAGGACTTCTTCGCCCTCCGCTCCACCTGCCGCTCCTACCGTGCCGTGCTGCCCCCCTCCCGCGCCGTCCTCGCCTCCCAGCCCCCGCACCTCCTCGTGCCCCACCACGCGTCCTCCCGGCGCTCACTCGCCCTCGTccacctcccgcgccgccgcctcctgcgctTCCGCGCGCCCACTCCCCCTCTTCCCAgcgccgtcgtcgcctccgACGGCGCCCGCGTCGTCACCTTCGACTACTTTGCCCACGAGCTCTCCGTCACCCACCTCCTCTCCGGCGAGCGGGTCTTCGTCCCCGACACCCCCTTCCTGTTCTCCCGCGCAGTCCTCGCCGGGGACCTCGTCTTCCTCATCGCCCCCGGGTGGGTCCGGTACTGCCGCCTCGGGGATGGCCGATGGCGGGAGGCATGTTGCCGCCTCAGAAGCGGCGTTCGTGGCCTCTACATGATGGTCGGCATGCTCGCTGCCAATGGCGTCCTCTATGCGCTCCTCAACACCTGCCAGCTCGCTATCGCGGAGCTGAGGGACGATAAGGTTGAGTTAAAGCTGCTTGGAGGGGAAGTCAGTGACCATGTCAGAAATGCTTGGATGGAAAGCACGGATTTCATACTTGGGGAGTGTGCTGGTGAGCCCTTACTCATCTTCAAGGGGTTGGTCAAGCCGCAGTATAAGGTTTTCCGATGGGAACCTGGGGAGCAAAGGTGGGTGAGGGCTATGAGCCTGGGAAGGCGGACGCTTTTCGTATCTGGAAATGGCTTTGATGCTTGGCTTGGTCCAGATTCACCTGGAATTCGTGGGGATTGCATATATGAAGCTCTGCCACAGGCTGCGGGTTGGAGTGAGTACTTGTTAGTTGACAACACTTGTGAACTCGTCACTATTGACTACCATGGTGCACCAGAGTTAGATGCTGTAAGAAAGCAGGTTTGGGTGCTCCCAAGCTTATATTGA